The proteins below come from a single uncultured Carboxylicivirga sp. genomic window:
- a CDS encoding C1 family peptidase has protein sequence MKNIYLILFIFAVLFIMSSCEKVAEPLSSVDLEYSTGLDTYAEDAIYQSVPKELNLITLGDVEPSDAISLIDYLPPIGDQGTFGTCTSWATGYYTRTITHARENNLSQNDLTNSSNIFSPLDIYLSISHGSNCGGSAISSAFKKMQERGIATLADVPYTNLGDCSQKSYATSAQYSPGKIEHYRRININTEDIKSELQLGRPIAVGCKLGPAFFKYKSGVFQDDDYSEWDAMGKHAGHAMCVIGYDDNKGPNGAFLLVNSWGENWGENGFIWVDYDFFNGGIFCNYAMVIESDKGIAPIIDKNIVDPLNRVDGKDLLAITLQDRNADVWEGNPNPGPRDRTVQYNVFNKGKEIIPASNDWNIVYYYYNAYNPEEDFGIIFYDYYTDDVSNIAQKGDNGNFSDIVSDMTKYGEWNWWNYIDIPSGYSVGRALDGNEADMVFDYQLPSTLNGEYYFVLFADGFNAISEQYEQNNYLFVTGSNKGPITINNGVIEESSLKKAGESRCYINTLKESNPNTYSLDELSKLIDYQKKEGILTTKAVQNHSLKSTHTTGTKRFIRK, from the coding sequence ATGAAAAACATATATTTAATCCTCTTTATTTTTGCAGTACTATTTATTATGAGTAGCTGTGAAAAAGTAGCAGAGCCACTCTCATCAGTTGATTTAGAATATTCAACGGGTTTAGATACGTATGCAGAAGATGCAATTTATCAATCCGTTCCAAAGGAATTAAACCTGATTACACTAGGCGATGTAGAACCATCAGACGCAATATCACTTATTGACTATCTCCCTCCTATAGGTGATCAGGGAACATTTGGTACCTGTACTTCCTGGGCTACCGGTTACTACACTAGAACTATTACACATGCACGAGAAAACAACCTTTCTCAGAATGATTTAACCAATAGTTCTAATATTTTCAGCCCTTTGGATATTTATCTTTCAATCAGCCATGGAAGTAATTGTGGAGGAAGTGCTATATCATCAGCTTTCAAAAAGATGCAGGAAAGGGGAATTGCCACTCTGGCTGATGTTCCGTATACTAATCTTGGTGATTGTTCACAAAAAAGTTATGCAACATCGGCACAATACAGCCCTGGTAAAATTGAACACTATCGAAGAATTAATATCAATACTGAAGATATAAAAAGTGAATTACAATTAGGCCGGCCTATTGCTGTTGGATGTAAATTAGGCCCTGCCTTTTTTAAATATAAATCAGGCGTTTTTCAGGATGACGACTACAGTGAATGGGATGCAATGGGAAAACATGCCGGACATGCCATGTGCGTAATTGGATATGATGACAATAAAGGTCCGAATGGTGCCTTTTTATTAGTTAATTCATGGGGCGAAAATTGGGGTGAAAATGGTTTTATTTGGGTTGACTACGATTTCTTCAACGGAGGTATATTTTGTAATTATGCTATGGTTATTGAATCGGATAAAGGCATCGCTCCTATTATTGATAAAAATATTGTTGATCCTTTAAACCGAGTAGATGGTAAAGATCTTTTGGCAATTACTCTTCAAGATCGAAACGCTGATGTTTGGGAAGGCAACCCAAATCCCGGACCAAGAGATAGAACTGTCCAGTACAATGTATTTAACAAAGGAAAAGAAATTATACCTGCAAGCAACGATTGGAACATTGTTTACTATTACTACAATGCTTACAACCCAGAAGAAGACTTTGGCATTATCTTTTACGATTATTATACTGACGACGTAAGCAATATTGCTCAAAAAGGAGATAATGGAAACTTCTCTGATATTGTGTCGGATATGACAAAATACGGAGAATGGAACTGGTGGAACTACATTGATATTCCTTCGGGATATTCGGTGGGAAGAGCACTTGATGGCAATGAAGCAGACATGGTATTTGATTATCAACTTCCATCCACTCTTAATGGCGAATATTACTTTGTGCTTTTTGCCGATGGTTTTAACGCTATATCTGAACAATATGAGCAAAATAATTACTTGTTTGTTACAGGATCGAATAAAGGTCCTATAACAATTAATAATGGAGTAATAGAAGAAAGTAGTTTGAAAAAAGCAGGAGAATCTCGTTGTTATATTAACACATTAAAAGAATCGAATCCTAATACCTATAGTTTAGATGAATTATCGAAACTAATAGACTATCAGAAAAAAGAAGGAATACTTACTACAAAAGCTGTCCAAAATCATTCACTTAAGAGTACACATACAACAGGCACAAAACGATTTATTCGAAAATAA
- a CDS encoding pentapeptide repeat-containing protein has translation MFENINASELNNNQLKSIVFNKQVIFKNCIFNGDLNLSYAQFQDNFQLTDCKISGCLNIKSSWFKGRYADFRHTEIFGKSKITNVTFENQCNFLQCFFHQNVQFQNSVFKGNAFIGGATFENYAGFENTRFYDGVCFDKTIFNRAVFDNAIFLIKATFNNVQFINQASFINSQFIGKTDFIDIQTNKQCNTRGATETKTQPIQIK, from the coding sequence ATGTTTGAAAACATTAATGCTTCTGAGTTAAATAACAACCAATTAAAAAGTATTGTATTTAATAAACAGGTTATTTTTAAGAATTGTATTTTCAACGGCGATCTCAACCTATCTTACGCACAGTTTCAGGATAATTTTCAGCTGACCGATTGTAAAATAAGTGGCTGTTTAAATATAAAAAGTAGCTGGTTCAAGGGTAGATATGCCGACTTTAGACACACTGAAATTTTCGGAAAAAGCAAGATAACCAATGTTACATTCGAAAATCAGTGCAATTTTCTTCAATGTTTCTTTCATCAAAATGTTCAATTTCAAAATTCTGTTTTCAAAGGAAATGCATTTATAGGCGGAGCGACATTTGAAAACTATGCCGGATTTGAAAACACAAGATTTTATGACGGAGTCTGTTTTGACAAAACGATTTTTAATAGAGCAGTGTTTGATAATGCTATCTTTTTAATCAAAGCTACTTTTAACAATGTCCAATTTATTAATCAAGCCTCTTTTATTAATAGTCAGTTTATTGGTAAAACCGATTTTATTGATATCCAAACAAATAAACAATGTAACACTCGCGGTGCTACAGAAACAAAAACTCAACCTATTCAAATAAAGTAA
- a CDS encoding RICIN domain-containing protein, which translates to MNKYIFTLLLLLTLSYGQLFAQKRTVRTKLSLSENTFAIKNVASGKYLDLPGAGSNAKKDNGTNVKLWDYDSGNDRKFQFTEYNHSGYYFIRPCHCNSRLDIEGCYPGRLFCKYYKNKKGAPIQIWEYNGSTGKGVALWKLEEVKPGQFVIINKYSGLVMDASASNVHKNGCKVMIWNRNNNDNQLWELIDIKTGKRYEE; encoded by the coding sequence ATGAATAAATATATTTTTACTTTACTCCTTCTCCTCACTTTAAGCTATGGGCAACTATTTGCACAAAAAAGAACAGTCAGAACAAAATTAAGCCTATCAGAAAATACATTTGCCATTAAAAATGTAGCTTCAGGCAAATACCTTGATTTACCAGGTGCAGGCTCAAATGCTAAAAAAGATAATGGCACCAATGTAAAACTATGGGATTACGATTCGGGAAATGATCGAAAATTCCAATTTACTGAGTATAATCATTCGGGATACTACTTTATTCGACCATGTCACTGCAATAGTCGATTAGATATTGAAGGCTGTTATCCTGGACGATTATTCTGCAAATACTACAAAAACAAAAAAGGTGCTCCCATCCAAATTTGGGAGTACAATGGCTCAACAGGAAAAGGCGTTGCCCTGTGGAAACTGGAAGAAGTAAAACCTGGCCAATTTGTTATTATCAACAAATACTCTGGCTTGGTTATGGATGCTTCGGCTAGCAACGTTCACAAAAATGGATGTAAAGTGATGATTTGGAATCGTAATAACAACGACAACCAACTGTGGGAACTAATTGATATAAAAACAGGCAAACGCTATGAGGAGTAA
- the glgP gene encoding alpha-glucan family phosphorylase: MISSFLKPDYIFETSWEVCNKMGGIHTVLATKAQTLVQEFQDKVIYIGPDVWRGTPTNPEFLEDNSLFPDWKEELQQEGVSVRVGRWNIVGRPIVVLVDFTSFMQMKDDILAKYWEWFSVDSISGQWDYIESVLFGYASGKVIESFYRYFLNMNDKVIAHYHEWMTGSGALYLNKALPQVGTLFTTHATVVGRSLAGNGYAFYDSLNEYDGDIKAQELHIVAKHSMEKKTALNVDCFTTVSDITAKECKQFLTRDADVVTPNGFEEDFVPHGDDFDNKKSIARNKLKEVAEALLGYELSSDAMFIANSGRYEFKNKGIDVFMDALQKLNQPDALKKEVVAFVLIPANTFGPRKDLIEKLNSKDANHILDNPFLTHGLNDLGYDPIINKIQDTHLNNEQSDKVKLIFVPSYLKGDDGIFNMPYYDLLIGMDLTVFPSYYEPWGYTPVESLAFHIPTITTDLAGFGLWATKLSSGIRDGVAVLHRDDSNHNEIVTAVADVINQYSQLSEKEIEISRNKACEIANSVAWDSLIKHYYNAFDIALKAVENRKGSISPLQKDARIRTRPQPSAQPKWKKIIVKSKLPAPLEPLQELSHNLWWSWNYQATELYEEIDGDLWVEVKKNPMLLLEKVSYDRLSALAKDEQYLKKVNKVYTMFKNYMERPYCDSPSISYFSMEYGINDILKIYSGGLGVLAGDYLKEASDCAVNMVAVGLLYRYGYFKQSLSLNGEQMAVYDAQEFSNLPLDEVRREDGSLVEIMINLPGRTAYAKVWKAMVGRIPLYLLDTDLPKNNQQDKDITHSLYGGDWENRLKQEVLLGMGGMRMLTELGINSALYHCNEGHAALINIQRLTDLIEDKFTYNEALELVRASSLFTTHTPVPAGHDKFDEDLLRVYMRHIPEKLNISWDEFVDLGRENPGDKNEKFSMSNLAAKTSQEMNGVSWLHGEVSKDMFQNLWKGFYPQELHIGYVTNGVHYGTWTAKDMRVFYESQFDDDFMSDLANKDYWEHIQSIADNKIWEIRKDLKKKLIDYIKDRTYENLSTTHSDPSTIYEVMEKLNENTLTIGFARRFATYKRAHLLFTDTERLAKIVNNPDRPVQFIFSGKAHPADGGGQSLIKHIVEISRRPEFIGKIVFLENYDMDMAKRLVSGVDVWLNTPTRPLEASGTSGQKAEMNGVLNFSVLDGWWYEGYRENAGWALTDKRTYDNQQYQDELDAAIIYSILENELIPAYYDQNDNGISAKWMQYVKNSISTIAPDYTTKRMMDDYRNRFYNPMGERLKTLKEGDFKITRDLAIWKRKVLQNWNDIEVLEVEVPDIGQKELGIGEVYDIHVAIDLKQLIGTDIGLEMVVLVGNDDETPKSVHTHPFKVTKEDGTKVHYQLQHTLNFPGVFKFGIRMFPYHDNLPHRQDFSIMRWL; encoded by the coding sequence ATGATTAGTAGCTTTTTAAAACCCGACTACATTTTTGAAACAAGTTGGGAAGTATGTAATAAAATGGGTGGGATACATACCGTATTGGCCACCAAAGCACAAACTCTGGTACAGGAATTTCAAGATAAAGTAATTTATATTGGCCCTGATGTTTGGAGAGGCACTCCCACTAATCCAGAGTTTTTAGAGGATAATAGCCTTTTCCCGGATTGGAAAGAAGAGCTACAACAGGAAGGAGTTTCAGTTAGAGTAGGAAGATGGAATATTGTTGGAAGACCAATAGTGGTATTAGTCGACTTTACTTCCTTTATGCAAATGAAGGATGATATCCTTGCCAAATATTGGGAATGGTTCTCAGTCGATAGTATCAGTGGACAATGGGATTACATCGAATCTGTATTATTTGGATATGCTTCAGGAAAAGTTATCGAAAGCTTTTATCGTTATTTCCTGAATATGAATGATAAAGTTATTGCCCATTATCACGAATGGATGACCGGATCCGGGGCCTTGTACCTAAATAAGGCCCTGCCTCAGGTTGGTACACTTTTTACCACTCATGCAACAGTTGTTGGACGATCGCTTGCTGGTAACGGCTACGCATTTTACGATAGCTTGAACGAATATGATGGCGACATTAAAGCTCAAGAATTACACATTGTTGCGAAACACTCAATGGAGAAAAAAACAGCTCTTAATGTTGATTGTTTCACAACCGTTTCAGATATAACAGCTAAAGAATGTAAACAGTTTCTAACCCGCGATGCAGATGTTGTAACTCCGAATGGTTTTGAAGAAGATTTTGTTCCTCATGGCGATGATTTTGATAACAAAAAATCGATTGCCCGAAATAAACTCAAGGAAGTTGCTGAAGCCTTATTGGGATATGAATTATCGTCCGACGCAATGTTTATTGCCAATAGTGGACGATACGAGTTTAAAAACAAGGGGATCGATGTATTCATGGATGCTCTTCAAAAATTAAATCAACCCGATGCCCTCAAAAAAGAAGTTGTAGCATTTGTTCTTATTCCGGCCAATACATTTGGTCCACGAAAAGATTTAATTGAAAAACTGAACAGCAAAGATGCAAATCACATCCTTGACAATCCTTTTTTAACCCACGGATTAAATGATTTAGGATACGATCCAATAATCAATAAAATACAAGATACACATCTCAACAATGAACAAAGTGATAAAGTAAAGCTAATATTTGTACCTTCTTATCTAAAAGGGGATGATGGTATCTTTAACATGCCATATTATGATCTTTTAATAGGAATGGATCTTACCGTATTCCCATCATACTACGAACCATGGGGGTATACTCCAGTTGAAAGTTTGGCTTTTCATATACCTACCATCACCACCGATTTAGCTGGTTTTGGTCTTTGGGCAACAAAACTATCTTCAGGCATCAGAGACGGAGTTGCTGTTTTACATAGAGATGATTCCAATCATAATGAAATTGTCACCGCAGTTGCAGATGTTATTAATCAATACTCACAACTGAGTGAGAAAGAAATTGAAATAAGCAGAAACAAAGCTTGCGAGATAGCCAATTCGGTTGCATGGGATTCATTAATCAAACATTATTACAATGCTTTTGACATTGCGTTAAAAGCTGTTGAAAACAGAAAAGGTTCAATCAGTCCTCTGCAAAAAGATGCACGAATAAGAACCCGACCTCAACCATCAGCCCAACCTAAATGGAAAAAAATTATTGTCAAATCAAAGCTTCCTGCACCACTTGAGCCTTTGCAAGAGTTAAGTCATAACTTATGGTGGTCATGGAACTATCAGGCAACAGAGTTATACGAAGAAATAGACGGAGATTTATGGGTTGAAGTTAAGAAAAATCCAATGCTACTTCTCGAGAAAGTTTCTTATGATCGACTCAGTGCTTTGGCAAAAGACGAGCAATACCTAAAAAAGGTAAATAAGGTGTATACCATGTTTAAAAATTATATGGAACGCCCTTATTGTGATAGTCCCTCTATCTCCTATTTTAGCATGGAGTATGGCATTAACGATATTCTTAAAATATACTCTGGTGGACTTGGTGTTTTAGCAGGCGACTACCTGAAAGAGGCCAGTGATTGTGCAGTAAATATGGTTGCTGTTGGTTTGCTTTATCGTTACGGTTATTTTAAACAATCACTCTCTCTAAACGGAGAACAAATGGCTGTATACGATGCACAGGAATTTTCCAACCTCCCTCTTGATGAAGTGCGCCGAGAAGATGGTTCGCTTGTTGAAATCATGATTAATCTTCCTGGTAGAACAGCTTACGCTAAAGTATGGAAAGCCATGGTTGGACGTATTCCTTTATACTTATTAGATACCGATCTTCCTAAAAACAATCAACAAGACAAAGATATTACCCATAGTTTATATGGTGGAGATTGGGAAAATCGACTCAAACAAGAAGTTCTGTTAGGTATGGGAGGAATGCGTATGCTTACCGAACTTGGCATCAATAGTGCATTATATCATTGTAACGAAGGCCATGCCGCATTAATTAATATCCAACGTCTAACAGATCTGATCGAAGATAAATTTACATATAACGAAGCCCTTGAATTAGTCAGAGCCTCATCCCTATTTACAACGCATACTCCAGTACCTGCAGGTCACGATAAATTTGACGAAGATTTACTTCGTGTATATATGCGTCACATTCCTGAGAAACTAAATATTTCATGGGATGAATTTGTTGATTTAGGTCGAGAAAATCCAGGAGATAAGAATGAAAAGTTCAGTATGAGTAACCTGGCGGCCAAAACATCTCAGGAGATGAATGGAGTAAGCTGGTTACATGGCGAAGTTTCAAAAGATATGTTCCAGAATTTGTGGAAAGGCTTTTATCCGCAAGAACTACATATTGGATATGTGACCAATGGCGTACATTATGGTACTTGGACTGCTAAGGATATGCGTGTTTTTTACGAAAGCCAATTCGACGATGATTTTATGAGTGATTTAGCTAATAAAGATTATTGGGAACATATCCAGAGTATTGCTGACAATAAAATATGGGAAATACGCAAAGACTTAAAGAAAAAGCTGATCGATTATATTAAAGATCGTACTTACGAAAACTTATCCACCACTCATTCCGATCCATCGACTATTTACGAGGTAATGGAGAAATTGAATGAGAATACCCTTACTATTGGTTTTGCACGACGATTTGCCACTTATAAAAGAGCTCACCTCTTATTTACCGATACCGAGAGGTTAGCTAAAATCGTAAATAACCCTGATCGTCCGGTTCAATTTATATTCTCTGGTAAAGCTCACCCTGCCGATGGCGGAGGACAGTCGCTGATTAAACACATTGTTGAAATATCACGTCGCCCTGAGTTTATTGGAAAAATTGTTTTCTTGGAGAACTATGACATGGACATGGCTAAACGATTGGTTAGTGGTGTTGATGTTTGGTTAAACACGCCTACTCGTCCATTGGAAGCATCAGGTACATCAGGTCAAAAAGCTGAAATGAATGGCGTTCTTAACTTTAGTGTTCTTGATGGATGGTGGTACGAAGGTTATCGCGAAAATGCCGGTTGGGCTCTGACTGATAAGCGAACTTACGACAACCAGCAATATCAGGATGAACTGGATGCAGCTATTATTTACAGTATTTTAGAAAATGAACTAATTCCAGCATACTACGACCAAAATGACAATGGTATTTCTGCTAAATGGATGCAATATGTTAAAAATTCAATATCTACCATTGCTCCTGATTACACCACCAAACGTATGATGGATGATTATAGAAACCGATTCTATAATCCAATGGGAGAGCGTTTAAAAACACTCAAAGAAGGTGACTTTAAAATAACACGCGATTTGGCGATTTGGAAACGTAAGGTTCTTCAAAACTGGAACGACATAGAAGTACTGGAAGTTGAAGTTCCCGATATAGGGCAAAAAGAATTAGGAATAGGTGAAGTATATGATATACATGTTGCCATCGATCTTAAGCAACTAATTGGAACAGATATCGGCCTAGAGATGGTTGTTCTTGTTGGGAATGATGATGAAACACCAAAATCAGTTCATACTCATCCGTTTAAAGTAACGAAAGAAGATGGAACCAAAGTTCACTATCAACTACAACATACATTAAACTTCCCTGGAGTGTTTAAATTTGGAATACGAATGTTCCCATATCATGATAATTTGCCTCACAGGCAAGATTTCAGTATTATGAGGTGGTTATAG
- a CDS encoding isoamylase early set domain-containing protein, which translates to MSIKKQYLKSRPECKVTFKLGKLDNAESVSIVGSFNDWNPEDMSMEKLKNGSFTQTCYLETGKDIEFRYLINNSMWITEEEADDFVETGMGDNQLNAVIKL; encoded by the coding sequence ATGAGTATTAAAAAACAGTATCTAAAAAGTCGTCCTGAATGCAAAGTAACATTTAAACTTGGCAAACTCGACAATGCTGAATCAGTAAGTATTGTTGGAAGTTTCAACGATTGGAATCCAGAAGACATGAGCATGGAAAAACTTAAAAATGGATCATTTACACAAACTTGCTATCTGGAAACTGGTAAAGACATTGAATTCCGATATTTAATCAACAACAGTATGTGGATTACAGAAGAAGAAGCTGATGACTTTGTTGAAACCGGAATGGGCGACAACCAACTTAATGCAGTTATCAAACTGTAG
- a CDS encoding glycoside hydrolase family 57 protein yields MRNICFYFQVHQPFRFRRYRFFDIGQDHYYYDDYTNESVLDKVKTKCYLPTNRLLLKLLEKHKGKFKIAFSISGVALDQFKLYAPEVIDSFKKLVDTGHVEILSETYSHSLVSLKNEKEFKRQVKQHSQIIKETFGVKPKVFRNTELIYSDEIGSMVQSMGYEGMLTEGAKHILGWKSPDFLYCNAIKPKLKVLLKNFVLSDDIAFRFGNKGWCEWPLTTKKYVNWINKLDPKEEIINLFMDYETFGEHQWKETGIFEFLEGLPKEIIKSKSLQFVTPSEAIEKLQPVSAVHVPQPISWADEERDLTAWLGNEMQQEAFEKLYSLLPKINQCEDVKLLKDWQYLQVSDHFYYMSTKFFSDGEVHAYFNPYETPYEAFINYMNVLSDFTLRLNAEVPESGYEQELARLTGIIEKKDKKIKKLETQLKTSTHPV; encoded by the coding sequence ATGAGAAATATTTGCTTTTACTTTCAGGTTCACCAGCCATTTAGATTTAGAAGATATCGCTTTTTTGATATCGGACAAGACCATTACTATTATGACGATTATACCAACGAATCAGTTTTAGATAAGGTCAAAACCAAATGCTATTTACCAACCAACCGACTTCTATTAAAACTCTTAGAGAAACACAAAGGCAAATTCAAAATTGCTTTCTCAATTTCAGGAGTTGCCTTAGATCAGTTTAAATTATACGCTCCTGAAGTAATCGACAGTTTTAAAAAACTAGTCGATACAGGTCATGTCGAAATTTTGTCTGAAACATATTCTCATTCACTAGTTTCGCTTAAAAACGAAAAAGAGTTTAAACGTCAGGTAAAACAGCACTCGCAAATTATTAAGGAAACATTCGGTGTAAAACCCAAAGTATTTCGTAATACCGAACTAATCTATTCCGATGAAATAGGTAGCATGGTTCAATCCATGGGTTATGAAGGAATGCTTACGGAAGGCGCCAAACATATACTAGGTTGGAAAAGTCCTGATTTCTTATATTGCAATGCAATTAAACCCAAGTTAAAGGTACTTCTTAAAAACTTTGTTTTAAGTGATGATATTGCTTTCCGCTTTGGCAATAAAGGTTGGTGCGAATGGCCATTAACAACTAAAAAATATGTTAACTGGATAAACAAGCTCGATCCCAAAGAAGAAATAATTAATCTATTTATGGATTACGAAACCTTTGGAGAGCACCAATGGAAAGAAACAGGCATCTTTGAATTTCTCGAGGGGCTTCCAAAAGAAATTATAAAAAGTAAGTCATTACAGTTTGTAACACCATCAGAAGCCATTGAAAAGCTACAACCCGTATCTGCGGTTCATGTTCCACAACCCATTAGTTGGGCTGATGAAGAACGTGACTTAACAGCATGGTTGGGCAACGAAATGCAACAAGAGGCGTTTGAGAAGTTATACTCTCTTCTTCCTAAAATTAATCAATGCGAAGATGTGAAACTACTAAAAGATTGGCAATACCTTCAGGTGAGCGATCATTTTTATTACATGAGTACGAAATTCTTTTCAGATGGCGAAGTTCATGCATACTTTAATCCATACGAAACTCCCTACGAAGCATTTATCAATTACATGAATGTATTAAGTGATTTCACTTTACGACTCAATGCTGAAGTACCCGAGTCTGGATATGAACAAGAACTTGCACGCTTAACAGGAATCATTGAAAAGAAAGATAAAAAAATTAAAAAATTAGAGACCCAATTAAAAACTTCAACACATCCAGTTTAA
- a CDS encoding glycosyltransferase encodes MRVLMFGWEFPPHISGGLGTACYGLTQGIAHIPDLDVTFVVPKAFGDEDQSNMQLVGANNTPIKHRKLNVSKFSKTLDYIEVNSKLVPYVDPEDYWKLKTFEVSNSHKYVQMNEAGYVDFTGTYGPNLLKEIADYAIVANLIAQDHDFDLIHAHDWLTYPAGIAAKEATGKPLIVHVHATDFDRSGGSVNPTVYEIERRGMEAADKIITVSNLTRNIVIEKYGIPEEKVVTVYNAVEPNLKESNVPFKKKNGEKIVTFLGRITMQKGPEYFIEVANAVLKRVNNVRFVMAGSGDMMEKMIRRAASLNITDKFHFTGFLKGDDVFHMLRMSDLYVMPSVSEPFGISPLEAMQSSVPVLISNQSGVAEILTYAIKTNFWDIEAMADAIHGIVSYPALSKTFIKHGKEEVDSLKWENSAKKVKTVYESVLP; translated from the coding sequence ATGAGAGTACTAATGTTTGGATGGGAATTTCCGCCCCACATCTCCGGGGGACTAGGTACGGCATGTTATGGCCTTACCCAAGGCATTGCCCATATTCCTGATCTGGATGTAACATTTGTCGTTCCTAAAGCATTTGGAGATGAAGATCAATCCAATATGCAACTGGTTGGTGCTAATAATACTCCAATCAAACATCGTAAGTTAAATGTCAGTAAATTCTCCAAAACACTTGATTACATAGAGGTAAACTCTAAATTAGTTCCCTATGTTGATCCCGAAGATTATTGGAAACTGAAGACTTTTGAAGTCAGCAATAGCCATAAATATGTACAAATGAATGAAGCTGGTTATGTTGATTTTACAGGAACCTATGGTCCTAATCTTCTAAAAGAAATTGCCGATTATGCCATTGTTGCCAATTTAATTGCCCAAGACCATGATTTTGATCTGATACATGCGCACGACTGGCTTACTTACCCAGCAGGTATTGCAGCAAAAGAAGCAACCGGAAAACCGTTAATTGTACATGTACATGCAACCGATTTCGACCGGAGTGGTGGAAGTGTAAACCCTACGGTATATGAAATTGAACGGCGAGGAATGGAAGCTGCAGATAAGATTATTACGGTTAGTAATTTGACCAGAAATATTGTAATTGAAAAATATGGCATCCCCGAAGAAAAAGTAGTAACTGTTTATAATGCAGTTGAACCAAACCTTAAGGAATCCAATGTACCATTCAAGAAAAAGAATGGAGAAAAGATTGTAACATTTTTAGGTAGGATCACAATGCAAAAAGGCCCCGAGTATTTTATCGAGGTTGCTAATGCCGTCCTAAAAAGAGTTAATAACGTTCGGTTTGTTATGGCTGGAAGTGGAGATATGATGGAGAAAATGATCCGAAGAGCTGCGAGTTTAAATATTACTGATAAATTTCATTTTACAGGATTTCTTAAAGGCGATGACGTCTTTCATATGCTTCGGATGAGTGATCTTTATGTTATGCCATCGGTTTCAGAACCTTTTGGTATCTCACCTTTAGAAGCGATGCAAAGCTCTGTTCCCGTATTAATTTCAAATCAGTCGGGAGTAGCCGAAATTCTAACCTATGCCATAAAAACCAACTTTTGGGATATTGAGGCTATGGCTGATGCTATTCATGGAATAGTCAGCTATCCTGCCCTATCTAAAACATTTATTAAACACGGGAAAGAAGAAGTTGACTCATTAAAATGGGAAAATTCAGCGAAGAAAGTTAAGACAGTTTACGAGAGTGTATTACCATAA